From the Fusobacterium ulcerans ATCC 49185 genome, the window TTGAACAAAAACTCCTCCTTCTATTTTAGGAAGTTCTTTTGACATATATTCAGGAATTTCATTTTGAGGAGTTATTGGATAACCAAAAAAATGTAAACATCCAGCTTTGATAGCTGAAGCTCCTAAAACTTCTGATCCTTTCATCAATTTTTTTTTCATTTTACACCTTCCTTTCGTTGCAAGTATTTTAGAACTTTTCAATAGTTATAACAGAGTCAGGACACATTAAAGCACAACTTTTACAACCTATACATTTATTTTTTTGAGCTTCATAGGCAGGATGATATCCTTTGGAATTGACTGTATTTTCATCAAGTTCTAATATTTTTAAAGGGCAGACTTCAACACATAAACCACAGCCTTTACAAATATCAATTTTAAAGTTCAGATTAATTTTAGTCATAATTTTTTTTATGATATTTATATATCATAACCTCCTTATGTAAGATTTAGATTAATAAAGGTAATCTATAAACCATTTTATTTCATCCAGCTTTTTCTATTAAAAAGCTTATCTATGTAAAATATATTTTTATTTTGCAGTTTTTTTTGAACATCTTTATCTTTTTGTAAAAGAACAGTATAAATGACAGGGATATTCAATTTATGACTTACATTAAGAATAATTTTTTCTGCTGCTATAAGATCTTCTTCTGTTGAATATTCTAAAAGATTTGAGTTGTTAATAATACCTGTTATTTTAAAACTAGAAAAATTTTCATATTCTTTGATTAAATGAATAATTTTTTCTTCACTATCAGTTTCTTCCCGGTATATATTACAAATTAACCACATATCATATATAAAATTTTTATTTTTTAATGCTGTTAAAAGTTTTAAACCATTGATACTTCCAGCAAGGTCTACAACAACATTTTCCTTTTTTTCATTTAAAAGAGATTCAAAGCCATAACTTATTGCTGGGAGATCGCTTCCATTATAATCAAAATTTGAAGAACCCCAGATTTTTATTCCTAATTTTTCTAACATTTCTTTATTTTCCCGTGAACGATAATAAACATTTATTACATCTAAATCAACTAAATTTATTTTTTTCTTCTGTTTTGCTAAAAAAAGAGAATATTGAATAGAAAACTCAGTTTTTCCACTTCCAGTATTTCCAGTTAAAATTAAAACTTTACTATTTTTTCCCATAAAATATTCTCCTTTTTCTAACAATAATTTATAAAGAACATTTAGACTTATAAACTGAATACATATGACTGTTATTAAGCTTTACATCAACATATTGATTAAGCAGTTCTAAAGTATTATATAGTTTTTCAAGCTGTATGTTATGATTAATTCCCATTCCATTTAACATATTAACAAAATCTTCTGTAGCAACATTTCCTGCTGCACCAGGAGCAAAGGGACATCCTCCTAATCCTCCAATAGAAGTTTCAAAAATAGAATATCCTAATTGCAATGCAACAAGCATATTTGCCAATCCCATTCCACGAGTATCATGAATGTGTAAAATAATGTTTTCAGTTCCTACTTGTTCTTTTACTTGTTTTAATATCTTTTCAACTAATACAGGGTTACCTAATCCAACAGTATCCGCAAGCATTATTTCTTTGACTCCTATTTTTTTTGCTCTTTCTATAAGTTCAGAAACTCTTTCAGGTTTTATTTCTTCACCAAAAGGGCAACCAAATACTGTGGCAAGGTCTAAACGAAACTTCACATTAGGATATTTATATACCATTTCTTCTAATTCTTTAAAACTTTCTTCTACAGTACGATTTACATTTGCTTTATTATGAGCTTCACTTACAGAAATAACTACAGAAATAACTTCTGCTCCAGAAGAAATAGCATTTTCCACACCTTTTTTATTTGGACAAAGAACAATAACCTCATACTTTCTTTTATTTTTTTTGACACAAGTTTCACATATTTCTTTAGAATCTATCATTTGCGGGATCCATTTTGGGTTTACAAATGAAGTGATTTCTATTTTATTACATCCTGCTTCTTCTAATGAGTCTATTATTTCTAATTTATGTTTAGTTTCAATGAAAGTTTTTATATTTTGAAAGCCATCACGAGGTCCTACTTCAACAATTTGGACTTTTTCAGGTAAATTCATTTGAGTACCTCCTATTCAGATAAATTACATAATTCCTTTTTCTTGATAATTTTTTATCTCTTCTTCAGACATATTTAACATTTTTTTATATATTTCTTCTGTATGTTGACCAAGAAGAGGGGCACAAGTTCTTATTTTTGGCATAGTATCCATAAGCTTTATAGGATTTCCATTTACTCTCATAGTTCCTATTATTGGATGCTCTATAGTGACAAACATCTCCCTTTCTTCTGCAATATGTTTATCTTCAGAAATATCTTTAAGATTTAAAATAGGAGCAGCAGGAACTCCTGCAGCAAGAATCATGTCTACTGCTTCTTTTGAAGTAACAGTTGCAGACCATTTTTCAATTTCTGTTTTTAAAGAAGCATGATTCTCACATCTTAAATGATTTGTAAGAAACAGCGGATTTTCAAGTAAATCAGGTCTATTAAGTACTTGATTGCAAAGAAGGGTAAAGAGTTTTTGATTTCCACATCCTATAACAAACATTCCATCTTTTGATTTAAAAGAATCATATGGAGAAACAGCAGCGTATCTATTTCCTAATAATTTGGGAATTTCATTATTTACAAAATACCTTTGTGTACCAGTTTCTAAAGCAGATACAACAGAATCTACAAGAGAAACATCAACTCTCTGTCCTTTTTTTATAATTTGTCTTGCATTCAAAGCTGCTAAGATTCCAATTGTTAGATTCATTCCTCCAAGTACATCTCCCATGGCATTTCCTGCCCTTGTAGGAGTACCATTTTCAGGACCTGTAATACTCATAAGTCCACCCATAGCCTGAGCAATAATATCATAACCAGGTCTTTCATGATAAGAACCATAAAATCCGAATCCTGAAACAGCTGCATATATAATTTGAGGATTAACTTCTTTTAAAACTTCATATCCAAGTCCTAATTTATCCATTACACCTGGACGATAGTTTTCAACTACAACATCTGCTTTTTTTACAAGTTCTTTAAATATAGATTTTCCTTCTTCAGATTTTAAATTAAGAGTTACACCGTGTTTGTTTCTGTTTATATTTGCATAATACATACTTTCCCCATTTTTAAAAGGTCCCATTCCTCTTGTATCATCACCTTTTCCAGGAATTTCTATTTTTATAACTTCAGCTCCCATATCAGCCAGCATTGCAGTACAATATGGACCAGCTAAAACACGAGTTAAATCTAAAACTACAATATTGCTAAGTGCTCCTTTTTCCATTTATTATGCCTCCTAAAATTTGTTCCAAGTTTATTTATGCTACTCCAATCATTATTGCTGCAAGAACCATAATAGTTGATACAGCTATAAAATATTTTAAAGAGAATTTTATATGATCTTTAAGTTCCACTCCTGCAAGGCCAATTGCTAAAAATGTTGTTGGGATACATGGTGAAATAACTACTCCTACATTTTCTCCAATAAGCATAGCAAGACCTACTTTTATAGGACTTCCACCTAGTGCTTTTACTACTTCTCCAACTACTGGTAGTAACGAATAGTAATACAGATCTGGACTTAATATAATTCCTATTGCAGATCCTAAAGCTCCAAATACACGTCCAATTTGAGGAAGGAAAACATTAGGAAGGTTGTCTAAAACAACATTGGCAAGAGCAATTGTCATACCAGTTTCTTTAAAAATACCCAAGAAAATACCAGCTGCTAAGAATGTAGCTGCAGTTCCTACAGCAGTAGGAGCATGAGCTTGAACTCTTTCGTTTTGAATTTTTAATCCTTTGTAATTAATTACCAAGGCTATAGCTGTGGCAATTAAAAATACTAGATAACTAGGTATTTTTGAATTTACTATCATAATTATTATAATTACAGCAGTTAAAAGTAAATTTAAAGGTAAAAGTTTAGGACGTTTTAAATCAGTTATTTCTTGTGAAATAACAGGTTCTTCAGTAACTGCTTTATCAAAATAGTCTGCTCCATATTCTTTTATTAATCTTTTTTTATCTTGAATTCCAAAAAGTACTCCTAATCCTATTCCAAGAAACATTCCTAAAATTTCTATTGGAAGAATCATTTTCCAAAGTTCTTGAGGAGTAACAGGAATTCCAAGATTTGTAATTGTTGTAGCAGTACGAATTATAGTTCCACCCCAAGGAACCATATTCCATGAACCAGTAACAATTCCAATAACAGTAAGCATTCCTAAAATATTAAGTTTTAATTTTTTAAATATTGGAAGCATTGCTGGAATAGTTATTAAATAAGTAGTGGCAGTAGCACCATCTAACTGTGAAACTAAAGCAATTAATGCAGTTGTAAGATATATCATTACAGGACTTTTACCAGCAATTTTAACAAGGCCTTTTACAATAGGATCAAACATACCCGCATCACTCATTATTCCAAAATAAATAATTGAAAAGATAAAAAGAGTAGCATTACTCATTGTCGTTTTTACTCCACCAGAGCACCAGTCAACCATGGTATTAAGTTGAACGCCAAGGGGGATTGCTTCCCCACCTGGACCAGTAAAAGTTCCAGTTAAAATTAGAATTACAGCAGAAATGATAGGCAAACACACAAAGGCAACAATAGGTGATACTTTATTTTTTAACAACAAATACATCATTGAACATATAAGCAACAATGCTACAAAAACAACCATATGATATCCTCCTTAATAAATTTATTCCCCTACATTTCTTGTCGACAAGTTTTATAATCAGATTATAAACATAAAAAAATAAAAAAGTCAACAAAAATTTAGAATGAATTGATTTAATAATGTAAAAATAGTCTAAAATTCGGTCTATAAAAATTAAAAAATAATATCAAATATTTTTTTATGAAAAATAGAGAAGTGTATAATTATAGTATTTTTATCGTTAAAAATACTATTTTATATGAAAGGGATAATAAAAAAAATCGTAAATAATTATTTAAAATTACTTACGATTTTGAAATGTGAAATTTATTTTTTTCTAAAGGAAACTGCTTCCATTAAATGATATTTTTTTATGTCTTTACAACCTTCTAGATCAGCAATGGTTCTTGCTACTTTCAGAATTTTATCATAACCTCTTGCAGATATTTCCATTATTCTCATAGCATTTTTAAAATATTCTTTGTCTTCATCTGCAATCTTACAATATTTTTTTATTTCTTTTTGTCCCAGATTTCCATTTAAAAGATCACTATTATATCTTTTTCTTTGAATTTCTCGAGCTTTCATCACTCTTTCTTTTATAGTATTTGAATTTTCTGCTTCAGCTGAATTCATTAGTTCATCTTCTGACAGTCTTCTCATTTCAATATGAATATCAATCCTATCCATGATAGGACCAGAAAGTTTTTTCATATATTTATTTACTTCATGTTGAGTACAGGTGCATGAAGCACCTTCATAATAATTCCCACAAAAACATGGATTACTTGTAGCAAGAAGCTGAAATTTACTTAAAAATTCAACTCTGTATTGAGCTCTTGTAATGGAAACTAAACCATCTTCCAAAGGCTGCCTTAAACTTTCTAAAACACTTCTTGGAAATTCTGCAAGTTCATCTAGTAGTAAGACACCATTAGATGCCAAACTTATTTCACCAGGTTTTATTCTTTTTCCTCCACCTATAATTGAAGTAAGTGAACTTGTGTGATGAGGAGAACGAAAAGGTCTTTGATTAATTATTGGTTTTTTACTGTTAAGCTCACCAGCAACACTGTATATTTTTGTAGATTCAATTATTTCTTCTTCACTCATTGATGGGAGAATAGTTATCATTCTTTTAGCAAGCATAGATTTTCCAGAACCAGGACTTCCTATTAATATTATATTGTGTCCACCAGCAGCAGCAATTTCTAATCCTCTTTTTCCTAGTGCTTGCCCCTTTACTTCTGAGAAATCTATACTATAATCTTTTTCTTCAAGGAATGGTTTTATATTTAAAGATTTAATTTGACCTTTAGAAATAAAATCAGCAACTTCTCTCAAGGTTGAAACAGGGACAATATCTATCCCTTTGATAAGAGAAGCTTCCTGTACATTATCCTCTGGAATAACTACACCTTTGTATCCTTTTTCTTTTACCAGAATCATTGTATTTATTATTCCTTTTACTCCTCTGATTTTTCCATCTAGAGAAAGTTCTCCTAGAAAAAGATAATTATCTAATGTAGAATTTCTATCTCTTACAAATCCCATAGCTACCATTATACCAACAGCTATAGGAAGATCAAATTGAGCTCCTTCTTTTTTTATTCCAGCTGGGGAAAGATTTACTATTATTTTTTTAGGTTCCATTTTGAAATCACTATTTTTTAATGCAGTTCTTACTCTATCTTTACTTTCTGAGATGGCAGTGTCTCCTAAACCTACTATTGAAAAAAATGGAAGTCCACTGCTGATATCTACTTCAGCTTCTACTAAAAAAGGTTCTACTCCTAAATAACTGGAACTTAAAACTCTTATATTCATAAATTAAGGTGCTCCTCTGACAATTTTTTTATACAAAAAATGAGTGGGACATTAAGTCCCACTTTTACATTAAATTTTATAGGTAATTAAAGTTCCTCTCCACATCTTTTAAGAAGTCTTTCCCATTTCAAATCCACATCTTTTTGGATTCTATCTATGATATGTCTGTTTTGTGGTTTAAATAGATGCTTGAATCTTCCTTGTTTTTTCAAGAATTCTTCTACAGGCAGTTTTACTTTTGGTCTGTAGCTTAATTTCCATTCTCCATCTATTACTTCAAATAGTGGCCAGTAGCAAGTTTCTACTGCCAGTTTACACATTTCCATCAGGTCTTCACCTTCATATCTCCATCCTCTTGGGCATGGTGCTAATATGTTTAGGAATGCTGCTCCCTCTGTATAGATTGCTTTTTCTGCTTTCTCATGAAGGTCTTTGAAGTTTCCTATAAATGTTGTTTGAGCAACATATGCCACATTGTGGGCTGATATTACATCTGTAAGATCTTTTCTTCCCTGTGGTTTTCCTGCGCTTTCTTTTCCTATTGGAGTTGTAGTTGTATCTGCTCCTATAGGTGTTGCTGATGATCTTTGGATACCTGTATTCATATATGCTTCATTGTCATAACATACATAAACCATATCATGTCCTCTTTCCATTGCTCCTGAAAGTGATTGGAATCCTATATCATAAGTTCCTCCATCTCCTCCAAAAGCTATGAATTTATATGATTCATCTATTTTTCCTTTTTTCTTTAATACTTTGTATGCTGTCTGGGCTCCACTTATTGTTGCTGCTGCATTTTCAAATGCTGAGTGAATAAATGAATCTTTCCATGCTGTATATGGATAAAGGAAAGTTGATACTTCAAGACAGCTTGTTGCACTGCATATTACTGCCTCATCTTCCTCTTTTAATGCTCTTAATACTCCTCTTACTGCTACTGGTGCTCCACACCCTGCACACATTCTGTGTCCTCCAGTAAGTCTTTCAGGTTTTTCCATTTCTTTTTTGAAATTATATGCCATATTCCTTTCCTCCTACCCTCTTACACCAAAATGTCTATATGTATCTTTTACTTCTTGATCTTTCTCTGCCAATAGAGTATTAAAGATCTCTTTTATATGATTTACAGTTATATCTCTTCCTCCAAGTCCATATACATAGTTGATCATTTTTGGTCTTGGGCTGCAGTCATAAAGAGCTGATCTTACCTCTGCAAATACTGGTCCTCCAGCTGCTGAGAATCCTTCGCATTTATCCATTACTGCTACCATTTTTACATTTTTAAGCGCTTGTGCTATTTCTTCCATTGGGAATGGTCTGAATACTCTGATTTTTAGAAGTCCAACTTTTTTACCTTCTTTTCTCATTTCTTCTATAGCTGCTTTAGCTGTTCCAGCAGTTGAGTTGATAACCACTATTGCAACTTCTGCATCATCTAATTTATATTCTTCAAACAGTCCATATTTTCTTCCAGTAAGTTTTTCATATTCTGCTGCTACTTCAAGAATTACTTTTTTAGCATTCATCATAGCATGAGCTTGGCTTACTTTATGTTCCATATAGTAAGAAACAATATCATATGGTCCTACTGCTGTAGGTCTTTTAGCATTTAGAAGATAATCTTCTGGGTTGTATTCTCCAACAAAAGCTTTAGCTTTGTCGTCTTCTAATAATTCTATATTTTCAACAGCATGGCTTGTGATGAATCCATCTTGACATACCATAACAGGAAGTTGAACATCTGGATGTTCTCCTATTCTGTTAGCTTGAAGCATATTGTCATAAGCTTCTTGATTTGTTTCACTGTATAGCTGAATCCATCCAGCATCTCTTGCACCCATAGAATCACTATGGTCTGCATTGATATTGATAGGTCCTGTAAGAGCTCTGTTAACACATGCTAAAGTTACAGGAAGTCTTGCAGAAGCTACAACATAAAGCATTTCCCACATCAATGCAAGTCCGCATGATGAAGTAGCAGTCATAGTTCTAGCTCCTGCTGCTTGTGATCCCATTGCAGCCGACATAGCGCTGTGCTCTGATTCTACTGGAATAAATTCACTGTCTACTGATCCATCAGCAACATATTGAGAGAAATATTGTGGTATCTCTGTTGATGGAGTGATTGGAAAAGCAGGTACTACATCTGGATTTATTTGTCTCATTGCTATTGCAATAGCTTCGTTTCCTGACATTCTTTCTCTTATACTCATTAATTCTACCTCCGAACTACTCTTTTATCAATTCTATTGCTTTGAATGGACATGCTTTAACACAAATTCCACATCCTTTGCAATGATCCATATCAAACTCTAATCTTTTTCCATCTTTTACAGGTATTGCTGAATCTGGGCAGCAAGGAACACATAGAAGACAGTCAATACATTTATCTCTCAAAAGAACTGGTTTCATTGATCTCCAGTCCCCTGTTCTGAAGTGCTGAGCACTTCCAGCTTCATAAACTACTCCACCAGGAGTTATATCTCTCCAGCTAATATCTTCAGTAATTGGTACACCAGCTTTATTTTTCATTATTCTTTCACCTCATTCATAGAACGTACTAATGCAGCCATATTTCCTTTTAGTACTTCTGGTTTACTTGCAAATTTGTGCGCAAAAGAGTTTTCCATTGCTTCTAGGAAAGCTTTTTCTTCCATAACTCCACTTACTTTTACAACTGCTCCAAGCATAGGAGTGTTAGGGAAGTTTTTCCCAAGAGTTTCCTCAGAAATAGTTCTTGCATCACAAGTACATACTCTTCCTTTGTATCCTTTTAAAAGAGATTTAAATTCAGAAGCAGGCTTAGAACTATTGATAATAATAGCTCCATCCTCTTTAAGACCTTTAGTAACATCTACACTTTCAATAAGAGTTTCATCAACAACAACTACAAAATCAGGTTCATAGATATTAGAGTGAACAGTAACTCTATCTTTAGAGATACGATTGTAAGCGGTAATAGGAGCTCCCATTCTCTCAGGTCCATACTCTGGGAACCCTTGAACGAACATTCCACCACTGAATGCTGCATCTGCCAAAAGTAAAGAAGCTGTTTTGGCTCCTTGTCCACCTCTTCCATGCCATCTTATTTCAAAAATTTCTTTCATAGATTACCTTCCCTTCCTAAAATTTTTTAAAAAAGAGAAAGACTAAAATTGTCCTTCTCTATAATATTTATTGCATGTTCAAATTTAACCATTTTAAACATGTTCATATAAAAATATTATATACCATTTTCAAGCTAAATGCTATATTTTTTTGACAGATAATTTCAAAAAAATACTTATTTTTTTGAAAAAAAGAAATTAGATATATTTAATAAATAATTAAAAAACTTTCTGTTTTGGAAAAGTATCTCAAAATAGAAAGAAATTTTAAGTTATTATTTATTACATAAACATATGTGCTCCAAGTTCAATATGAGTAAGGGGATCCAAGCCACTAAGAATACCATAAAATATGGAAGTATCATTGTAATAACACTTCCTAATCTCATATTTTCTTCAATTTTAGGATATTTAGCCATAAATCCAACTATGATTAGAATAGAAACTTTAATTCTATAAAGTCAATTGGGTATAGTGAAAAAAATATTTTTTATATTTAATTTCTATAAGTATTATGGTAAAATAAAAAGGTTATAAAATTTAAAATACGAGGTGTTTGGATTGGGATTTTTTCAGATTTTTTTGATCGGAGTGGGTCTTTCAATGGATGCTTTTGCCATTTCTTTATGTCAAGGACTTATTATGGGAAAAGTAAAAATAGCAAAAACAGTAAAAATAGCATTTACTTTTGGAATATTTCAAACAATTATGCCAATAATAGGGTTTTATGTAGGAAGTATTTTTAGTGGAAAAGTTTCTCAATATAGTAATATAATAGCATTTATTATTTTGGGATATTTAGGCTTTAATATGATAAGAGAAGCTAGAAAAGAGGATAATTGCTGTACAGATGAAGGATGTAGTTCAAAAACTCTTTTAGTATTAGGAGTAGCTACAAGCATTGATGCATTAGCAATAGGATTTACTTTTTCCTTTTTGAATGATTTTAATATTTGGCTGTCTTCTTCTGAAATTGGGATAATTACTTTTATAATTTCAGGTCTAGGAGTAATTTTAGGAACAAAGTTTGGAACTTTGTTGGAAAGTAAAGCTCAATATTTAGGAGGAACTATTCTTATACTTATAGGAATAAAAAGTTTAGCAGGGAATTTTGCTTAATATTTTTACAATATAATATTGTTGATATTATATTTCAGTAATATATTTATTTTTTTCTAATAAGTGATATAATATCTAATATAGAGACTTATGAACATTTATTTTAAATTATAGATTCATTTAACTTAAATAATTAAGGAGGATGTTAGATATGAAAGTAATAGTAGTAGGTGGAGTAGCAGCAGGAACTAAAGTAGCTGCAAAATTGAAAAGAGAAGATCGTAGTAATGAGGTAATTATTTTGACTAAAAGTAAAGAAATATCTTATGCTGGATGTGGATTACCTTATTATGTTGGAAATGTAATAAAAAATAAAGAACAACTTATTGTAAATACTCCTGAGAAATTTTCTAAACTTACTGATGCTGAAGTTCATACAGAAATTGAAGTTATTGGTTTGGACAGAGAGAAAAAAATAATAAAAGCGAAAGATTTAAAGCTAAATAAAGAGATTGAATATTCATATGATAAACTAGTTATAGCTACAGGAGCAAGTCCTGTGAAACCTCCAATAAAAGGATTGGATCTTCCAGGAGTTTATTTTATGAGAACTCCAGATGATGCTATTAATTTAAGAGCTGATATAGAAGCTGGAAAAATAAAAAAGGCAGCTGTAATAGGTGGAGGATATATAGGATTGGAAGTTGCTGAAAATTTAGCTCTCCAAAATATAAAAGTATCTGTTATAGAGATGGCTCCTCATATTCTTACAGGATTTGATAAAGAATTTGCTGAATATGCAGAAGATTATTTAACAGATCATGGAATAATGGTTTTTACTGAAACTAAATTAGAATTAATAGAAGGAACTGAAAGGGTAGAAAAGATACAAACTTCAAAAAAAGCTATGGAAGTGGATGCAGTCATTATGTCTGTTGGAATTCGTCCAAATACTGAATTTTTAGCAGATACTGGAATAGAACTTTTACCTAACAAAACAATAAAAGTAAATGAATATTTTCAAACAAATGATGAAAATATATATGCAGCAGGAGATTGTGTTTCAGTAAAAAATATACTTACAGATAAATTAGTATGGTCTCCAATGGGATCTTCAGCCAATATAGAAGGACGTATCATAGCTCAGAATTTAAGTGGTAAAAAAATAAAATTTAAAGGAGTTCTTGGAACTGCTGTAGCAAAACTTCCAGGATTAAATGTTGGAAGAACAGGGCTCACAGAAACTGCTGCTAGAGAAATGGGATTTGATGTTGTAAGTGTAGTAACTGTTGAAGATGATAAAGCTCATTATTATGCCGGAGCATCAAATTTTATAATAAAACTTATTGCTGATAGAAAAACATTAAAAATACTTGGAGTACAAGTTTTTGGTACAGGAGCAGTGGATAAAGTAGTAGATGTAATAGTGACTGCTATGTCTATGAGAGGAACACTTCATGATATAGAAGATTTAGATCTTGCATATGCACCACCATTTTCTACAGCAATACATCCAATAGTTCACACAGCAAATGTTCTTTTTAATAAAATAAATGGAGTATTAGAAAGTATAGCACCAGCTGAATATTTAGATGGCAATGGAACTGGGTATACTGTATTTGATTCATGTACTGTTCCAACAATAGAAGGAGCACCTTATTTAGAATTAACTGAAGTAAATGGAAAACTTGAAGGGTATGATTTAGATGATAGATTGCTGTTAGTATGTAATAGAGGAAGAAAAGCATATCTTATTCAAAATCGTTTAAAATATTATGGTTATACAAATACAAGAGTTTTAGAAGGCGGAGTAACTTTTAATAAGGTAAAAATTTAAAATTAGAAATATAAAAGTTAATTATTTCATGTGAGAATAAAAGAGGCATTCTAAAGGCTGACACCTAATAAGGAAGTATTGAGGAACATTTAGATTGGGCAGTCAGCAAGCGGAATGTGACAGTAAAAGACGGGCTATTAGCGGTAAGCTGATAAGCCCATCTTTTGCATTGAGAGGGTCACAGCATTTGAAACGACAGGAAAACAGGCTATTTTCATCAATAGACAGGGTGTAATGGAAGCTCTCGCCCCTCGTCCATCCTCCAACAAATGGGAAGCTGTAGGACTCATTTAATGCGTAATTGCTTACTTATTTTCACCTTTTGTATTCCCATCTACCAACTTGTACTTAAACTTTTTCAAATTGCTTTTCTTTACATTTAAGTCAATGATACTTTCTTGCAATTCTTGTACTAGTTTATTATATTCCGATGGTGCATTGACACCTTCAAGATAAGTCATATAACGAATTATTTTATCCAATGCCCGCCTTCTATATTTAGCTATCTCTCCCAATGGGGCATAATCTCTTGATGAAGCATAGCTCTCTAAATCGAACGCTTTAATGCGTAAAATATCAATATAGTGTTGTTCTTCTTGCTCAAATCGCATAACAGACAACATATTTTCAACTTCAAATCTAATCCCTCGTTCACAAAGAAATCTCAACTGTTCAAATA encodes:
- a CDS encoding 4Fe-4S binding protein; the encoded protein is MKNKAGVPITEDISWRDITPGGVVYEAGSAQHFRTGDWRSMKPVLLRDKCIDCLLCVPCCPDSAIPVKDGKRLEFDMDHCKGCGICVKACPFKAIELIKE
- a CDS encoding 2-oxoacid:acceptor oxidoreductase family protein, whose product is MKEIFEIRWHGRGGQGAKTASLLLADAAFSGGMFVQGFPEYGPERMGAPITAYNRISKDRVTVHSNIYEPDFVVVVDETLIESVDVTKGLKEDGAIIINSSKPASEFKSLLKGYKGRVCTCDARTISEETLGKNFPNTPMLGAVVKVSGVMEEKAFLEAMENSFAHKFASKPEVLKGNMAALVRSMNEVKE
- a CDS encoding manganese efflux pump MntP family protein, whose product is MDAFAISLCQGLIMGKVKIAKTVKIAFTFGIFQTIMPIIGFYVGSIFSGKVSQYSNIIAFIILGYLGFNMIREARKEDNCCTDEGCSSKTLLVLGVATSIDALAIGFTFSFLNDFNIWLSSSEIGIITFIISGLGVILGTKFGTLLESKAQYLGGTILILIGIKSLAGNFA
- a CDS encoding FAD-dependent oxidoreductase; its protein translation is MKVIVVGGVAAGTKVAAKLKREDRSNEVIILTKSKEISYAGCGLPYYVGNVIKNKEQLIVNTPEKFSKLTDAEVHTEIEVIGLDREKKIIKAKDLKLNKEIEYSYDKLVIATGASPVKPPIKGLDLPGVYFMRTPDDAINLRADIEAGKIKKAAVIGGGYIGLEVAENLALQNIKVSVIEMAPHILTGFDKEFAEYAEDYLTDHGIMVFTETKLELIEGTERVEKIQTSKKAMEVDAVIMSVGIRPNTEFLADTGIELLPNKTIKVNEYFQTNDENIYAAGDCVSVKNILTDKLVWSPMGSSANIEGRIIAQNLSGKKIKFKGVLGTAVAKLPGLNVGRTGLTETAAREMGFDVVSVVTVEDDKAHYYAGASNFIIKLIADRKTLKILGVQVFGTGAVDKVVDVIVTAMSMRGTLHDIEDLDLAYAPPFSTAIHPIVHTANVLFNKINGVLESIAPAEYLDGNGTGYTVFDSCTVPTIEGAPYLELTEVNGKLEGYDLDDRLLLVCNRGRKAYLIQNRLKYYGYTNTRVLEGGVTFNKVKI